From a single Solanum dulcamara chromosome 4, daSolDulc1.2, whole genome shotgun sequence genomic region:
- the LOC129884087 gene encoding aspartic proteinase CDR1-like, producing the protein MFTGHVSNEKFSIRLLCTTKVTKTMANCMTHYSFFTIFAIVSSIFAFTKAMNNGFSIDLIHRDSPNSPFYDPSLSFTERMSNSFHRSFNRSISLCSRSSSAVVASNNGEYLMKYSIGTPPVRTLGVADTGSDLTWTQCLPCKNCFKQQSRFFNPKKSSTYKPLPCHSKMCHANFPTSCNMTKKTCGYQIMYGDHSYSIGDLATETIRFGSSRNKQVKLKKTVIGCGHNNAGSFSGDKESGIVGLGGGKFSLISQMGSSIGGKFSYCLAPLFQHKTYIPKSKIHFGTNGFVSGDEVVTTPLAVKFPATYYYLTLEGVSVGKNRLDFRNVSFSFGEGNIIIDSGTVLTLFSPEIYVKLEGMVKSAIKLPTVVDPTGSLSLCYKSVSIDKIPIITMHFIGADVRLGPWNTFVETSDSSICFAFAGSYGGQIYGNIAQMNFLVGYDLNSKTVSFKATDCSK; encoded by the exons ATGTTCACTGGTCATGTGTCAAATGAGAAGTTCTCAATTAGGTTGTTGTGCACAA CAAAAGTGACTAAAACAATGGCAAATTGTATGACACATTATTCATTTTTCACCATCTTTGCTATTGTTTCTTCAATATTTGCATTCACAAAAGCTATGAACAATGGTTTCAGCATTGATCTCATTCATAGAGATTCACCCAATTCCCCCTTTTATGATCCTTCCTTAAGTTTTACGGAGCGAATGAGTAATTCATTTCATCGTTCTTTCAATCGTTCTATTAGTCTTTGTTCACGATCATCCTCTGCCGTTGTTGCTTCAAACAACGGCGAGTATCTCATGAAATACTCCATAGGTACGCCTCCAGTGCGTACCTTAGGGGTTGCTGATACTGGCAGCGACCTCACATGGACTCAATGTTTGCCCTGTAAAAATTGCTTCAAGCAACAATCTCGTTTCTTCAATCCGAAAAAATCATCGACTTATAAACCCTTACCTTGCCATTCCAAAATGTGTCACGCCAATTTTCCAACGTCCTGCAACATGACGAAGAAGACTTGCGGGTATCAAATCATGTACGGAGACCATTCCTACAGCATCGGTGATTTAGCAACAGAGACTATACGATTTGGATCATCGAGAAACAAACAAGTCAAGTTGAAGAAAACAGTTATCGGATGCGGGCACAATAATGCAGGTTCATTTAGTGGTGACAAAGAATCAGGGATTGTAGGGCTTGGAGGTGGGAAATTTTCGTTAATTTCTCAAATGGGTTCGTCAATTGGGGGAAAATTCTCGTACTGTTTAGCTCCATTATTTCAACACAAAACCTATATTCCTAAAAGCAAAATACATTTTGGTACTAACGGATTTGTATCAGGCGATGAAGTTGTTACAACACCTTTAGCTGTAAAATTTCCAGCAACATACTATTATCTCACACTGGAAGGTGTTAGTGTGGGTAAAAACCGATTAGATTTTCGAAATGTGTCTTTCTCTTTCGGAGAAGGTAACATTATTATTGATTCAGGGACAGTTTTAACTCTGTTTTCACCCGAAATATACGTAAAACTGGAAGGAATGGTTAAGAGTGCAATCAAGCTGCCCACTGTGGTGGATCCAACTGGTTCTCTAAGTTTGTGCTACAAATCTGTTTCCATCGATAAAATTCCGATCATCACAATGCATTTTATAGGTGCAGATGTGAGATTGGGTCCATGGAATACATTCGTGGAGACAAGTGATAGCTCAATTTGCTTTGCATTTGCTGGATCATATGGTGGTCAAATTTATGGGAATATTGCACAGATGAATTTCTTGGTTGGTTATGATTTAAATAGTAAGACAGTATCTTTCAAGGCTACTGATTGCTCCAAATAA
- the LOC129886862 gene encoding xylulose 5-phosphate/phosphate translocator, chloroplastic, whose amino-acid sequence MLTLNVLPSTNVTLSKSRPKYPVSPSPFHPNLGSRNQKLRTFSLTKPLIQNGHPFRCSANQDSEISRPRLDFSKILRHPSGFSSRNTTQILEAASGTPEEVSPDGEIEVSKPKVNMKLALIFGLWYFQNIVFNIYNKKVLNIFPYPWLLASFQLFCGSVWMLILWSFKLQPCPKINKSFIIALLGPALFHTIGHISACVSFSKVAVSFTHVIKSAEPVFSVVFSSFLGDTYPLTVWLSILPIVFGCSLAAVTEVSFNLGGLSGAMISNVGFVLRNIFSKRSLQNFKEVDGLNLYGWITIISLIYLFPVAVFVEGSQWVAGYHKALGTIGNPNTFYLWVLISGIFYHLYNQSSYQALDDISPLTFSVGNTMKRVVVIVATVLVFRNPVRPLNALGSAIAIFGTFLYSQATVKKPKKEAVEKKD is encoded by the coding sequence ATGCTCACTTTAAATGTTCTCCCATCCACTAATGTCACTCTCTCCAAATCCCGTCCTAAGTATCCTGTCAGCCCTTCACCTTTTCATCCAAATCTTGGCAGTAGAAACCAAAAGTTGAGAACTTTCTCATTAACCAAACCCTTGATTCAAAATGGACACCCTTTTAGGTGTTCTGCAAATCAAGATTCTGAGATCTCTCGTCCAAGATtggatttttccaaaatcttGAGACACCCATCTGGATTTTCTTCAAGAAATACAACTCAGATCCTTGAAGCAGCCTCTGGAACCCCAGAAGAAGTAAGCCCAGATGGGGAGATTGAAGTTTCAAAGCCAAAAGTGAATATGAAACTGGCTCTCATTTTTGGTCTGTGGTACTTTCAGAACATTGTGTTTAACATATATAACAAGAAGGTATTGAACATCTTTCCCTATCCATGGCTTCTTGCTTCTTTCCAGCTATTCTGTGGTTCTGTTTGGATGTTAATTTTGTGGTCTTTTAAGCTACAACCTTGCCcaaaaatcaacaaatcattCATCATTGCCCTTCTTGGACCTGCTTTGTTTCACACAATAGGCCATATTTCAGCTTGTGTTTCATTTTCAAAGGTTGCtgtttctttcacccatgttaTTAAGTCTGCAGAACCTGTGTTCTCTGTTGTGTTTTCATCATTCCTTGGTGATACATATCCTCTGACTGTTTGGCTTTCAATTCTTCCCATTGTGTTTGGTTGCTCTCTGGCTGCTGTCACTGAAGTGTCCTTCAATTTGGGGGGCTTGTCGGGAGCTATGATCAGTAATGTTGGGTTTGTTCTTCGCAATATATTTTCGAAAAGGAGCTTACAGAATTTTAAGGAAGTGGATGGCTTGAACCTGTATGGTTGGATAACCATAATCTCATTGATATATCTGTTTCCAGTGGCGGTGTTTGTGGAAGGTTCTCAATGGGTGGCAGGGTATCACAAAGCTCTTGGAACTATAGGAAATCCTAACACATTTTATTTATGGGTTCTCATATCTGGGATTTTCTATCATCTCTATAACCAATCTTCTTACCAAGCTCTGGATGATATTAGTCCCCTGACGTTTTCAGTGGGTAATACTATGAAGAGAGTGGTAGTGATTGTCGCCACTGTGTTAGTATTCAGGAATCCAGTTAGGCCTCTAAATGCACTTGGCTCTGCAATTGCCATATTTGGAACTTTCTTGTACTCACAGGCAACGGTTAAAAAGCCAAAGAAAGAGGCAGTGGAAAAGAAGGACTAG
- the LOC129886861 gene encoding AUGMIN subunit 7: protein MAAKQMEEIQKKLATLNYPRANAPAQSLLFAGMERYALLEWLFFKLLGDKSPFSQQNLQGDAVDRDEETSRIQYLAEIAKFLGITTTVDPEAIQGRGSYEDRMEMLRLIVDLVEASMYADNPEWSVDEQVAKDIQLIDAIAEKQAQIFSEECKLFPADVQIQSIYPLPDISDLEKQLSDQSNRLLSLQEMVDDLASKHPYNPDEEYVDVEAKLRGHLESFLDTARTFNTIYTKEIRPWTHMMEVPQLHGFGPAANRLLEAYKMLWKFLGNLKNLRDSHAAVAVGSSETVAGEPSSVTRIISECETALTLLNRDLAILSASIARERGEDISL from the exons ATGGCAGCGAAGCAAATGGAAGAAATACAGAAGAAATTGGCTACATTGAATTACCCAAGAGCTAATGCTCCTGCACAGTCCCTTCTCTTTGCCGGCATGGAACGATACGCTCTTCTTGAATGGCTTTTCTTCAA GTTATTAGGGGACAAATCACCATTTTCTCAACAAAATCTACAAGGGGATGCCGTGGATCGCGATGAGGAGACTTCTCGCATTCAGT ATTTAGCAGAGATTGCAAAGTTTCTAGGCATTACTACTACTGTTGATCCAGAAGCAATCCAA GGACGAGGTAGTTACGAAGATCGTATGGAAATGCTACGCCTTATTGTGGATCTCGTGGAGGCAAGTATGTATGCTGATAACCCTGAATGGAG TGTGGACGAGCAGGTAGCAAAGGATATTCAATTGATTGATGCCATAGCTGAAAAGCAGGCTCAAATTTTTTCAGAAGAATGCAAACTGTTTCCTGCAGATGTTCAAATCCAGTCTATCTATCCTTT GCCAGACATATCTGATTTGGAGAAGCAACTTTCAGATCAATCAAATAGGCTTCTGAGTCTTCAGGAAATGGTTGATGATTTAGCATCAAAG CATCCATACAACCCAGATGAGGAATATGTAGATGTTGAAGCAAAACTACGGGGACATTTGGAATCCTTTTTAGACACTGCAAGGACCTTCAACACAATCTATACCAAG GAAATACGTCCGTGGACCCACATGATGGAAGTACCACAACTGCATGGGTTTGGGCCTGCTGCCAATAGACTATTGGAAGCATATAAGATGCTCTGGAAG TTCCTGGGAAACTTGAAGAATCTTCGGGACTCGCATGCAGCTGTAGCTGTTGGTTCCTCCGAAACAGTGGCTGGCGAGCCATCTTCCGTGACAAGAATAATTTCCGAATGTGAAACTGCACTTACACTCTTGAATCGCGATCTTGCAATTCTTTCAGCTTCTATTGCCCGTGAGCGAGGTGAAGATATATCTTTGTAA